From a single Brassica oleracea var. oleracea cultivar TO1000 chromosome C5, BOL, whole genome shotgun sequence genomic region:
- the LOC106294864 gene encoding eukaryotic translation initiation factor 5B isoform X1, whose product MKADSILDYAIFELSHKHSRCELFVSSNGETEKLASGLIEPFVNHLSVLATQSLFRAEVEKSQNGKSWFTRRTLERFVQFVNGPEVLVRVGTIDLEMSQLEAARTLYSQDDGGVTDATKKELSRAIDLRLEAIKKDLTTAIAQASANGFDPQTVSDLQRFADTFGAHPLNEACGKYISLCQRRPDLIKKNLNTNETSISQVQSSKNDEEEKKDESSTVKTTQHTRRLSVQDRINLFESKKTEDSNSAGHKPVVVVAAKSTTELRRLSSDVSSAAAPPVFPQKSVLRRWSVVSDMSFDFASNNNKKSEGSGNEEALSSRPSSGNPDVTVPKESEEESKKGDDHDEDDVSSTKCDDSQNQSDGDDLRQREEERYASKPQPSVMFPRHSRSRSAHIGDGIDFKSDELQSQSRKKDVIFSDKHPALTILTKPASAGSEQRHISSGVEHDLVNKDSAAGKINSNRVRATSVDQMQRPRISRESSQGVNDELKTKANNLEKIFAEHQQRSRREDHHHQSAGDVKDNNNNKNVVMRRNVSDLSYSDDSKGKLYETYMKKRDAKLREEWSSKEAKLKSMQEALERSRTEMKAKFSAVSEKRQDSISNTRQRAEKLRSFNTRSSLKKFQHPISSFQSEEENVKDKALSGRSSQVRKAPSPNRSSRVSKPSGKVSNANVTTSGRGRRTTAEVNPVAQSSSIPNFSDLKKENTKPSAVRNPPMMMRTQVRGGNKKTTKEDVPSPVKPRRPRSLRKSFSANIEFTELTTLYSDERNEKQNTDVDEVPESLRNEEETDSEAEEEEVKQVVENHVKEEEGETLVAEDVVDEKTTHSDKVENSSEDESQVVDLPVNTTLLPSPFQHHIASLMDSPSESPLSWNSNLQHAFSYPHEHSDADASMDYSPMGSPASWSSRMRKKWGTTTGQSPVIVSNSSPLHSRKDLAKGIKRLLKFGKKTRAADSLMDWVSVTTSEGDDDFAYRSSDELRKTRMASSQSQHSEDEQGIYNLFYIFFSCLKWFHCHRFVCFVCLGSFKAKDGEFKKSFFSLSTFRNKGNDSKPR is encoded by the exons ATGAAGGCTGATAGTATTCTCGACTATGCAATATTCGAGCTTTCGCATAAACACTCGCG ATGCGAACTGTTTGTATCGAGTAATGGAGAAACAGAGAAACTGGCTTCAGGATTGATCGAACCTTTTGTGAATCATCTGAGTGTTCTCGCAACACAATCATTGTTTAGAGCGGAAGTAGAGAAAAGCCAAAATGGCAAATCTTGGTTCACAAGAAGAACACTCGAGAG GTTTGTTCAATTTGTTAATGGTCCAGAAGTTCTGGTAAGAGTCGGTACAATTGATTTGGAGATGTCACAGTTGGAAGCAGCTCGGACATTATATTCTCAGG ATGATGGAGGTGTAACGGATGCAACAAA GAAGGAGCTTTCAAGAGCTATTGATTTAAGACTCGAGGCCATTAAGAAGGACTTAACCACAGCGATTGCTCAAGCCTCAGCTAATGGTTTTGATCCTCAAACTGTCTCTGATCTTCAACGTTTTGCTGATACATTCGGTGCTCATCCTTTGAA CGAGGCATGTGGAAAATACATATCATTATGTCAAAGAAGACCAGACCTGATCAAGAAGAACTTAAATACCAACGAAACAAGCATCAGTCAAGTTCAAAGTAGTAAGAATGATGAAGAGGAAAAAAAAGATGAATCCTCTACGGTTAAGACCACTCAACATACAAGGAGACTCAGCGTGCAAGACAGGATTAATCTCTTTGAGAGCAAAAAGACGGAAGATTCAAACTCTGCAGGACACAAACCAGTGGTGGTTGTTGCTGCTAAATCCACCACAGAGTTGAGGAGACTTTCCTCTGATGTCTCATCAGCTGCTGCTCCTCCTGTATTCCCTCAGAAATCCGTCTTGAGAAGATGGAGTGTTGTTAGTGACATGAGCTTTGATTTTGCATCGAATAATAACAAGAAGTCTGAGGGGAGTGGCAACGAAGAAGCTCTCTCGAGTAGACCATCCTCTGGTAATCCTGATGTCACAGTGCCAAAAGAGTCTGAAGAGGAGAGTAAAAAGGGTGATGATCATGATGAGGATGATGTGTCTTCTACTAAATGTGATGATTCTCAGAACCAGTCTGATGGTGATGATTTGAGGCAAAGAGAAGAGGAGAGATATGCTTCCAAGCCACAACCATCAGTCATGTTTCCTCGACATTCGCGGTCTCGATCAGCCCATATAGGAGATGGTATTGATTTCAAAAGTGATGAGCTTCAGTCACAAAGCCGGAAGAAAGATGTGATATTTTCAGACAAGCATCCTGCCTTAACAATCTTAACAAAACCAGCTTCTGCAG GGTCTGAACAGAGACACATATCATCTGGTGTAGAGCATGATCTTGTGAATAAAGATTCAGCTGCTGGAAAAATCAACAGTAACAGAGTTCGTGCAACATCTGTGGATCAGATGCAAAGGCCAAGAATATCAAGGGAAAGCTCTCAAGGTGTTAACGACGAGTTAAAAACAAAGGCAAACAACCTTGAGAAGATTTTCGCCGAGCATCAACAACGAAGTCGTCGTGAAGACCATCATCATCAATCAGCTGGTGATGTAAAAGACAACAACAACAACAAGAACGTTGTGATGCGTAGGAACGTATCTGATTTGAGCTATTCAGATGATTCCAAAGGAAAGCTATACGAGACGTATATGAAGAAAAGGGACGCAAAACTGAGAGAAGAATGGAGTTCGAAAGAAGCTAAGTTGAAGTCAATGCAAGAAGCTCTCGAGAGAAGTAGAACCGAGATGAAGGCTAAGTTCTCCGCTGTGTCCGAGAAGAGACAGGATTCTATATCGAATACTCGCCAACGTGCTGAGAAGCTTAGATCTTTTAATACTCGGTCGAGTTTGAAGAAGTTTCAG CATCCTATAAGCTCATTCCAGAGCGAAGAAGAAAACGTGAAAGATAAAGCACTCAGTGGAAGGAGCTCTCAAGTTAGAAAGGCTCCATCACCAAACCGGAGCTCTCGAGTCTCGAAACCATCAGGTAAAGTTTCAAACGCTAACGTTACTACTTCCGGGAGAGGGAGAAGAACAACAGCTGAGGTTAATCCGGTTGCACAATCTTCTTCCATTCCCAATTTCTCTGATCTTAAGAAAGAAAACACAAAACCATCTGCTGTTAGAAACCCTCCTATGATGATGCGAACACAGGTGAGGGGTGGTAATAAGAAGACTACAAAGGAGGATGTACCGTCTCCTGTTAAGCCTCGGAGACCGAGGTCGTTGAGGAAGAGCTTCTCTGCCAACATAGAGTTCACAGAGCTGACAACTCTCTACTCTGATGAGAGGAATGAGAAGCAGAACACTGACGTGGATGAGGTGCCAGAGAGCTTGAGGAACGAAGAGGAAACCGACTCTGAGGCTGAAGAAGAAGAAGTGAAGCAAGTTGTGGAGAATCATGTCAAAGAAGAAGAAGGGGAAACTCTAGTGGCTGAGGACGTTGTTGATGAAAAGACTACACATAGTGACAAAGTTGAGAACTCCTCAGAGGATGAATCTCAGGTAGTAGACTTACCGGTGAACACTACTCTACTACCTTCACCGTTTCAGCACCACATTGCCTCGTTGATGGATTCGCCTAGCGAGAGTCCCCTCTCGTGGAACTCAAACTTGCAGCACGCTTTCTCTTACCCTCACGAGCATTCGGATGCCGACGCTTCGATGGATTACTCTCCCATGGGGAGTCCCGCTTCTTGGAGTTCGAGAATGCGAAAGAAATGGGGAACAACAACGGGTCAGAGTCCTGTCATTGTTTCAAACTCTTCGCCGCTCCACTCTCGGAAAGATTTAGCAAAAGGGATCAAACGTTTGCTTAAGTTTGGGAAGAAAACTCGTGCTGCGGATAGCTTGATGGATTGGGTTTCTGTAACCACATCTGAAGGTGACGATGACTTTGCTTATAGATCATCTGATGAGTTAAGGAAGACAAGAATGGCATCTTCTCAAAGTCAGCATTCTGAGGATGAACAAGGTATATACAATCTGTTTTATATTTTCTTTTCTTGTCTTAAATGGTTTCATTGTCATAGGTTTGTGTGTTTTGTGTGTTTAGGGAGCTTTAAAGCGAAAGATGGCGAGTTCAAGAAATCATTCTTCTCACTCTCTACATTCCGTAACAAAGGAAACGACTCGAAGCCAAGATAA
- the LOC106294865 gene encoding mechanosensitive ion channel protein 10-like isoform X1, translating to MQHLMVYAYRLEMSLVLSMKDTDSIMNAMRITVFLTAAIADLVAFVPVYLTLGVSGSMVYMFFIFLALRAIKHSQQWSFILDSTMLFLFRHPYSVGEKCINDGVEMVVKKINFSSITFVGLDMKEYQISGGTVRSKWRIDLFRGSSTLEKMQLILSESQVLSLLKMQRLFNYSFED from the exons ATGCAACATTTGATG GTGTATGCTTACAGGCTAGAGATGTCTCTTGTCTTGTCAATGAAAGACACAGACTCTATAATGAACGCTATGAGGATCACAGTCTTCCTGACCGCTGCGATTGCAGACTTAGTAGCATTTGTTCCTGTATATCTAACGCTAGGCGTATCCGGATCAATGGTTTACATGTTCTTCATTTTCCTGGCGTTACGTGCTATAAAACATTCTCAGCAATGGAGTTTCATTCTCGATTCAACCATGTTGTTTTTATTTCGCCATCCGTATTCTGTTGGCGAAAAATGTATAAACGATGGAGTCGAA ATGGTGGTGAAGAAAATAAACTTCTCATCAATAACTTTCGTTGGACTCGATATGAAGGAATATCAAATCAGCGGTGGTACTGTACGGTCCAAGTGGCGCATTGACCTCTTTCGAGGTAGTTCTACGTTAGAGAAGATGCAACTGATTCTGAGTGAATCCCAAG TGTTGTCTCTTTTAAAGATGCAACGGTTGTTTAACTACAGCTTTGAAGATTAG
- the LOC106292847 gene encoding probable complex I intermediate-associated protein 30 codes for MSRFRSLLQASVNATKKAFTWNIEEWVPPPEKYIFKFHSKEDLKKWHLYSDSEYGGLSSASLEIPDGGKGSDGTGIFSGNLSVDLSEGSKLNISRSGFCGMRSKKFDGFIDLDGYDAIAMRLRGDGRCYISTIYTENWVNSPGQTEDNSWQAFVFAPKDRWYTAKIPLARYLPTWRGNVIDVEMEMNPGRVLGMSLSVNAEGGAVGAKSGAGDFRVEIDWIKALRMP; via the exons ATGTCAAGGTTTCGATCATTGTTGCAAGCCTCAGTAAATGCAACGAAAAAGG CTTTTACGTGGAACATTGAAGAATGGGTACCACCTCCAGAGAAGTATATATTTAAGTTTCATTCGAAAGAAGACTTGAAGAAATGGCATCTCTATTCTGATTCTGAATATGGAG GATTATCTTCGGCTTCCTTGGAGATCCCAGATGGAGGAAAAGGATCAGATGGAACTG GAATTTTCTCGGGGAACCTTTCCGTAGACCTTAGTGAGGGATCAAAGTTGAACATCAGTCGGAGTGGCTTCTGTGGAATGCGCTCAAAGAAG TTTGATGGCTTCATTGATCTTGACGGGTATGATGCAATAGCCATGAGACTTAGAGGAGATGGAAGGTGTTATATCTCTACA ATCTATACCGAAAACTGGGTGAATTCACCAGGACAAACAGAAGATAACTCGTGGCAAGCTTTCGTCTTTGCTCCAAAGGACAGGTGGTATACTGCCAAG ATCCCTCTAGCTAGATACTTGCCAACATGGAGAGGAAATGTAATCGATGTGGAAATGGAGATGAATCCCGGTCGTGTTCTGGGTATGTCACTGTCGGTTAACGCAGAAGGTGGTGCGGTTGGAGCCAAGTCAGGAGCAGGTGATTTCAGAGTTGAAATTGACTGGATCAAAGCCTTGAGAATGCCATGA
- the LOC106294864 gene encoding eukaryotic translation initiation factor 5B isoform X2 — protein sequence MKADSILDYAIFELSHKHSRCELFVSSNGETEKLASGLIEPFVNHLSVLATQSLFRAEVEKSQNGKSWFTRRTLERFVQFVNGPEVLVRVGTIDLEMSQLEAARTLYSQDDGGVTDATKKELSRAIDLRLEAIKKDLTTAIAQASANGFDPQTVSDLQRFADTFGAHPLNEACGKYISLCQRRPDLIKKNLNTNETSISQVQSSKNDEEEKKDESSTVKTTQHTRRLSVQDRINLFESKKTEDSNSAGHKPVVVVAAKSTTELRRLSSDVSSAAAPPVFPQKSVLRRWSVVSDMSFDFASNNNKKSEGSGNEEALSSRPSSGNPDVTVPKESEEESKKGDDHDEDDVSSTKCDDSQNQSDGDDLRQREEERYASKPQPSVMFPRHSRSRSAHIGDGIDFKSDELQSQSRKKDVIFSDKHPALTILTKPASAGSEQRHISSGVEHDLVNKDSAAGKINSNRVRATSVDQMQRPRISRESSQGVNDELKTKANNLEKIFAEHQQRSRREDHHHQSAGDVKDNNNNKNVVMRRNVSDLSYSDDSKGKLYETYMKKRDAKLREEWSSKEAKLKSMQEALERSRTEMKAKFSAVSEKRQDSISNTRQRAEKLRSFNTRSSLKKFQQHPISSFQSEEENVKDKALSGRSSQVRKAPSPNRSSRVSKPSGKVSNANVTTSGRGRRTTAEVNPVAQSSSIPNFSDLKKENTKPSAVRNPPMMMRTQVRGGNKKTTKEDVPSPVKPRRPRSLRKSFSANIEFTELTTLYSDERNEKQNTDVDEVPESLRNEEETDSEAEEEEVKQVVENHVKEEEGETLVAEDVVDEKTTHSDKVENSSEDESQVVDLPVNTTLLPSPFQHHIASLMDSPSESPLSWNSNLQHAFSYPHEHSDADASMDYSPMGSPASWSSRMRKKWGTTTGQSPVIVSNSSPLHSRKDLAKGIKRLLKFGKKTRAADSLMDWVSVTTSEGDDDFAYRSSDELRKTRMASSQSQHSEDEQGSFKAKDGEFKKSFFSLSTFRNKGNDSKPR from the exons ATGAAGGCTGATAGTATTCTCGACTATGCAATATTCGAGCTTTCGCATAAACACTCGCG ATGCGAACTGTTTGTATCGAGTAATGGAGAAACAGAGAAACTGGCTTCAGGATTGATCGAACCTTTTGTGAATCATCTGAGTGTTCTCGCAACACAATCATTGTTTAGAGCGGAAGTAGAGAAAAGCCAAAATGGCAAATCTTGGTTCACAAGAAGAACACTCGAGAG GTTTGTTCAATTTGTTAATGGTCCAGAAGTTCTGGTAAGAGTCGGTACAATTGATTTGGAGATGTCACAGTTGGAAGCAGCTCGGACATTATATTCTCAGG ATGATGGAGGTGTAACGGATGCAACAAA GAAGGAGCTTTCAAGAGCTATTGATTTAAGACTCGAGGCCATTAAGAAGGACTTAACCACAGCGATTGCTCAAGCCTCAGCTAATGGTTTTGATCCTCAAACTGTCTCTGATCTTCAACGTTTTGCTGATACATTCGGTGCTCATCCTTTGAA CGAGGCATGTGGAAAATACATATCATTATGTCAAAGAAGACCAGACCTGATCAAGAAGAACTTAAATACCAACGAAACAAGCATCAGTCAAGTTCAAAGTAGTAAGAATGATGAAGAGGAAAAAAAAGATGAATCCTCTACGGTTAAGACCACTCAACATACAAGGAGACTCAGCGTGCAAGACAGGATTAATCTCTTTGAGAGCAAAAAGACGGAAGATTCAAACTCTGCAGGACACAAACCAGTGGTGGTTGTTGCTGCTAAATCCACCACAGAGTTGAGGAGACTTTCCTCTGATGTCTCATCAGCTGCTGCTCCTCCTGTATTCCCTCAGAAATCCGTCTTGAGAAGATGGAGTGTTGTTAGTGACATGAGCTTTGATTTTGCATCGAATAATAACAAGAAGTCTGAGGGGAGTGGCAACGAAGAAGCTCTCTCGAGTAGACCATCCTCTGGTAATCCTGATGTCACAGTGCCAAAAGAGTCTGAAGAGGAGAGTAAAAAGGGTGATGATCATGATGAGGATGATGTGTCTTCTACTAAATGTGATGATTCTCAGAACCAGTCTGATGGTGATGATTTGAGGCAAAGAGAAGAGGAGAGATATGCTTCCAAGCCACAACCATCAGTCATGTTTCCTCGACATTCGCGGTCTCGATCAGCCCATATAGGAGATGGTATTGATTTCAAAAGTGATGAGCTTCAGTCACAAAGCCGGAAGAAAGATGTGATATTTTCAGACAAGCATCCTGCCTTAACAATCTTAACAAAACCAGCTTCTGCAG GGTCTGAACAGAGACACATATCATCTGGTGTAGAGCATGATCTTGTGAATAAAGATTCAGCTGCTGGAAAAATCAACAGTAACAGAGTTCGTGCAACATCTGTGGATCAGATGCAAAGGCCAAGAATATCAAGGGAAAGCTCTCAAGGTGTTAACGACGAGTTAAAAACAAAGGCAAACAACCTTGAGAAGATTTTCGCCGAGCATCAACAACGAAGTCGTCGTGAAGACCATCATCATCAATCAGCTGGTGATGTAAAAGACAACAACAACAACAAGAACGTTGTGATGCGTAGGAACGTATCTGATTTGAGCTATTCAGATGATTCCAAAGGAAAGCTATACGAGACGTATATGAAGAAAAGGGACGCAAAACTGAGAGAAGAATGGAGTTCGAAAGAAGCTAAGTTGAAGTCAATGCAAGAAGCTCTCGAGAGAAGTAGAACCGAGATGAAGGCTAAGTTCTCCGCTGTGTCCGAGAAGAGACAGGATTCTATATCGAATACTCGCCAACGTGCTGAGAAGCTTAGATCTTTTAATACTCGGTCGAGTTTGAAGAAGTTTCAG CAGCATCCTATAAGCTCATTCCAGAGCGAAGAAGAAAACGTGAAAGATAAAGCACTCAGTGGAAGGAGCTCTCAAGTTAGAAAGGCTCCATCACCAAACCGGAGCTCTCGAGTCTCGAAACCATCAGGTAAAGTTTCAAACGCTAACGTTACTACTTCCGGGAGAGGGAGAAGAACAACAGCTGAGGTTAATCCGGTTGCACAATCTTCTTCCATTCCCAATTTCTCTGATCTTAAGAAAGAAAACACAAAACCATCTGCTGTTAGAAACCCTCCTATGATGATGCGAACACAGGTGAGGGGTGGTAATAAGAAGACTACAAAGGAGGATGTACCGTCTCCTGTTAAGCCTCGGAGACCGAGGTCGTTGAGGAAGAGCTTCTCTGCCAACATAGAGTTCACAGAGCTGACAACTCTCTACTCTGATGAGAGGAATGAGAAGCAGAACACTGACGTGGATGAGGTGCCAGAGAGCTTGAGGAACGAAGAGGAAACCGACTCTGAGGCTGAAGAAGAAGAAGTGAAGCAAGTTGTGGAGAATCATGTCAAAGAAGAAGAAGGGGAAACTCTAGTGGCTGAGGACGTTGTTGATGAAAAGACTACACATAGTGACAAAGTTGAGAACTCCTCAGAGGATGAATCTCAGGTAGTAGACTTACCGGTGAACACTACTCTACTACCTTCACCGTTTCAGCACCACATTGCCTCGTTGATGGATTCGCCTAGCGAGAGTCCCCTCTCGTGGAACTCAAACTTGCAGCACGCTTTCTCTTACCCTCACGAGCATTCGGATGCCGACGCTTCGATGGATTACTCTCCCATGGGGAGTCCCGCTTCTTGGAGTTCGAGAATGCGAAAGAAATGGGGAACAACAACGGGTCAGAGTCCTGTCATTGTTTCAAACTCTTCGCCGCTCCACTCTCGGAAAGATTTAGCAAAAGGGATCAAACGTTTGCTTAAGTTTGGGAAGAAAACTCGTGCTGCGGATAGCTTGATGGATTGGGTTTCTGTAACCACATCTGAAGGTGACGATGACTTTGCTTATAGATCATCTGATGAGTTAAGGAAGACAAGAATGGCATCTTCTCAAAGTCAGCATTCTGAGGATGAACAAG GGAGCTTTAAAGCGAAAGATGGCGAGTTCAAGAAATCATTCTTCTCACTCTCTACATTCCGTAACAAAGGAAACGACTCGAAGCCAAGATAA
- the LOC106293677 gene encoding uncharacterized protein LOC106293677 produces MKLFGWMQNKRNAKYENHNRTSTSSASSHHVKQEPREEFSDWPHALLAIGTFGSTTNGVSQNESKNVHEEKEEGEKKSISQTGQEEEPSSSDDIDDFTPEEVGKLQKELIKLLSRTKKRKSDVNRELMKNLPLDRFLNCPSSLEVERRISNALCAVVDSSEGNKDEDMERTINAILGRCKEISIESKKKTDISKKSFSYLFKKIFVCSDGISTSPSPSLRDTLQESRMEKLLKMMLHKKINAQASSKPTSSTTKRYLQDKKQLSLKSEEEEETNERRSSSEGHKWVKTDSDFIVLEI; encoded by the exons ATGAAG TTATTCGGGTGGATGCAAAACAAGCGAAATGCGAAATATGAGAATCATAACAGGACAAGCACTTCCTCTGCTTCATCTC ATCATGTGAAGCAAGAGCCTAGAGAGGAGTTTAGCGACTGGCCTCACGCGCTGCTCGCTATTGGAACTTTTGGTTCAACAACCAACGGTGTGAGCCAAAACGAAAGCAAGAATGTTCATGAAGAGAAAGAAGAAGGAGAGAAGAAGTCTATCTCACAAACCGGTCAAGAAGAAGAGCCTTCTTCCTCTGATGATATTGATGATTTTACTCCCGAGGAGGTGGGGAAGTTGCAGAAGGAGTTGATAAAGCTCTTGTCAAGAACTAAGAAAAGGAAGTCTGATGTGAATAGAGAGCTCATGAAAAATCTTCCATTGGATAGATTCTTGAATTGTCCATCGAGTTTAGAGGTCGAGAGGCGAATCAGCAATGCGCTATGCGCTGTTGTGGATTCATCTGAAGGGAATAAGGATGAAGATATGGAACGAACGATTAACGCTATATTAGGTAGATGCAAAGAGATATCTATAGAAAGTAAGAAGAAGACAGACATAAGCAAGAAGTCTTTCTCATATCTTTTCAAGAAGATCTTTGTTTGCTCAGATGGAATTTCTACGTCACCAAGCCCTAGCTTGAGAGACACGCTCCAAGAATCGAGAATGGAGAAG TTGTTGAAGATGATGCTACATAAGAAAATTAATGCTCAAGCCTCCTCAAAGCCAACATCATCTACAACAAAGAGATACTTGCAAGACAAGAAACAGCTCTCTTTGAAGAGCGAAGAAGAAGAAGAAACCAACGAGAGAAGAAGCAGTAGTGAGGGACATAAATGGGTCAAAACAGATTCTGACT TCATAGTTCTTGAGATCTGA
- the LOC106294865 gene encoding mechanosensitive ion channel protein 10-like isoform X2, translating into MQHLMVYAYRLEMSLVLSMKDTDSIMNAMRITVFLTAAIADLVAFVPVYLTLGVSGSMVYMFFIFLALRAIKHSQQWSFILDSTMLFLFRHPYSVGEKCINDGVEMVVKKINFSSITFVGLDMKEYQISGGTVRSKWRIDLFRGSSTLEKMQLILSESQDATVV; encoded by the exons ATGCAACATTTGATG GTGTATGCTTACAGGCTAGAGATGTCTCTTGTCTTGTCAATGAAAGACACAGACTCTATAATGAACGCTATGAGGATCACAGTCTTCCTGACCGCTGCGATTGCAGACTTAGTAGCATTTGTTCCTGTATATCTAACGCTAGGCGTATCCGGATCAATGGTTTACATGTTCTTCATTTTCCTGGCGTTACGTGCTATAAAACATTCTCAGCAATGGAGTTTCATTCTCGATTCAACCATGTTGTTTTTATTTCGCCATCCGTATTCTGTTGGCGAAAAATGTATAAACGATGGAGTCGAA ATGGTGGTGAAGAAAATAAACTTCTCATCAATAACTTTCGTTGGACTCGATATGAAGGAATATCAAATCAGCGGTGGTACTGTACGGTCCAAGTGGCGCATTGACCTCTTTCGAGGTAGTTCTACGTTAGAGAAGATGCAACTGATTCTGAGTGAATCCCAAG ATGCAACGGTTGTTTAA